The Lysobacter enzymogenes genome window below encodes:
- the purB gene encoding adenylosuccinate lyase, protein MPADTQTTLLALSPLDGRYAGKVDALRPIFSEFGLIKARVKVEVEWLLALAAEPGIAELAPFSDAAAARLRALAEHLSVEDAARVKDIERTTNHDVKAVEYLIKERLKDDAELGPALEFVHFACTSEDINNLSYALMLNQARQDVLLPKLDELIQTLRAMAHQHAGLPMLSRTHGQTASPTTVGKEIANVVARLQRQGETLAGAQMPGKINGAVGNYNAHVAAYPEIDWPRFSQRFVASLGLDWQPYTTQIEPHDGIAELCDAQRRIDTICVDLCRDVWGYISLGYFKQAVKAGEVGSSTMPHKVNPIDFENAEGNFGIANALFEHFAAKLPISRWQRDLTDSTVLRALGTAFGHALIGFDALLRGLGKLSANPERLAADLDASWEVLAEAVQTVMRRYGLPNPYEQLKALTRGHGINEASMREFIGSLELPEADKQRLLAMTPGSYVGLAERLAREI, encoded by the coding sequence ATGCCCGCCGATACCCAGACCACCCTGCTCGCCCTGTCCCCGCTCGATGGCCGCTACGCCGGCAAGGTCGACGCGCTGCGGCCGATCTTTTCCGAATTCGGCCTGATCAAGGCCCGGGTCAAGGTCGAGGTGGAGTGGCTGCTGGCGCTGGCCGCCGAGCCCGGCATCGCCGAACTGGCGCCGTTCTCCGACGCCGCCGCCGCGCGCCTGCGCGCGCTGGCCGAGCACCTCTCGGTCGAGGACGCCGCCCGGGTCAAGGACATCGAGCGCACCACCAACCACGACGTCAAAGCCGTCGAATACCTCATCAAGGAGCGGCTCAAGGACGACGCCGAGCTCGGGCCGGCACTGGAGTTCGTGCACTTCGCCTGCACCAGCGAGGACATCAACAACCTCAGCTACGCGCTGATGCTGAACCAGGCGCGTCAGGACGTGCTGCTGCCCAAGCTCGACGAGCTGATCCAGACCCTGCGCGCGATGGCGCACCAGCACGCCGGCCTGCCGATGCTCTCGCGCACCCACGGCCAGACCGCGTCGCCGACCACGGTCGGCAAGGAAATCGCCAACGTGGTCGCGCGCCTGCAGCGCCAGGGCGAAACCCTGGCCGGCGCGCAGATGCCGGGCAAGATCAACGGCGCGGTCGGCAACTACAACGCCCACGTCGCCGCCTACCCCGAGATCGACTGGCCGCGCTTCTCGCAGCGCTTCGTCGCTTCGCTGGGCCTGGATTGGCAGCCTTACACCACCCAGATCGAGCCGCACGACGGCATCGCCGAGCTCTGCGACGCGCAGCGCCGCATCGACACGATCTGCGTCGACCTGTGCCGCGACGTGTGGGGCTATATCTCGCTGGGTTACTTCAAGCAGGCGGTCAAGGCCGGCGAAGTCGGCAGCTCGACCATGCCGCACAAGGTCAACCCGATCGACTTCGAGAACGCCGAAGGCAATTTCGGCATCGCCAACGCGCTGTTCGAGCATTTCGCCGCCAAGCTGCCGATCAGCCGCTGGCAGCGCGATCTGACCGACTCGACCGTGCTGCGCGCGCTCGGCACCGCATTCGGCCACGCGCTGATCGGCTTCGACGCGCTGCTGCGCGGGCTCGGCAAGCTCAGCGCCAACCCCGAGCGGCTGGCCGCCGACCTCGACGCGTCGTGGGAAGTGCTGGCCGAAGCCGTGCAGACGGTGATGCGCCGCTACGGCCTGCCGAATCCGTACGAACAGCTCAAGGCGCTGACCCGCGGCCACGGCATCAACGAGGCCTCGATGCGCGAGTTCATCGGCTCGCTGGAACTGCCGGAGGCGGACAAGCAGCGCTTGCTGGCGATGACGCCGGGCAGCTATGTCGGTCTGGCCGAGCGGTTGGCGCGCGAGATTTGA
- a CDS encoding class II fumarate hydratase: MASKRKTPARGERAAAGKTGGAAAGFRLEHDSMGELSVPAAALWGAQTQRAVQNFPISGQPMPREFIRALALIKAAAAQANGGFGLLDPGAAQAIAAAARAVADGGHDAQFPIDVYQTGSGTSSNMNANEVIATLATRAGKHAIHPNDHVNLGQSSNDVVPTAIRVSAALAVHESLLPALKHLRKTIERRAKELGKTVKTGRTHLMDAMPLTFGQEFGAWAAQLDSAQQRIEDALKRLRRLPIGGTAIGTGINADPRFGKAVAKALSVAGGVRFESAADKFEGLAAQDDAVELSGQLSALAVALTKIANDLRWMNSGPLAGLGEIELPALQPGSSIMPGKVNPVIPEALAMVCAQVMGHHTAITIAGQSGNFQLNVMLPLIAYDLLDSIRLLARAMPLLADSAIAGLKVREAHVREALDRNPILVTALNPIIGYEKAAAIAKRAYKEGRPVLEIAAQDSGLSEKQLRKLLDPAALTRGGIHGGGAGGGG, translated from the coding sequence ATGGCGAGCAAACGCAAGACCCCGGCCCGCGGCGAACGCGCGGCGGCCGGCAAGACCGGCGGCGCGGCCGCGGGTTTCCGCCTCGAACACGACAGCATGGGCGAACTCAGCGTTCCCGCCGCGGCGCTGTGGGGCGCGCAGACCCAGCGCGCGGTGCAGAACTTCCCGATTTCCGGGCAGCCGATGCCGCGCGAGTTCATCCGCGCCCTGGCCCTGATCAAGGCCGCCGCGGCCCAGGCCAACGGCGGCTTCGGCCTGCTCGATCCGGGCGCGGCGCAGGCCATCGCCGCGGCCGCGCGCGCGGTCGCCGACGGCGGCCATGACGCGCAGTTCCCGATCGACGTCTATCAGACCGGTTCGGGCACCTCGAGCAACATGAACGCCAACGAGGTGATCGCGACCCTGGCCACGCGCGCGGGCAAGCACGCGATCCACCCCAACGATCACGTCAACCTCGGCCAGAGTTCCAACGACGTCGTTCCCACCGCGATCCGGGTGTCGGCCGCGCTGGCCGTGCACGAAAGCCTGCTGCCGGCGCTCAAGCACCTGCGCAAGACCATCGAGCGCCGGGCCAAGGAACTCGGCAAGACGGTCAAGACCGGCCGCACCCATCTGATGGATGCGATGCCGCTGACCTTCGGCCAGGAGTTCGGCGCCTGGGCCGCGCAGCTGGATTCGGCCCAGCAGCGCATCGAGGACGCGCTCAAGCGGCTGCGCCGGCTGCCGATCGGCGGCACCGCGATCGGCACCGGCATCAACGCCGATCCGCGCTTCGGCAAGGCCGTGGCCAAGGCGCTCAGCGTCGCCGGCGGGGTGCGCTTCGAATCGGCCGCCGACAAGTTCGAGGGCCTGGCCGCGCAGGACGACGCGGTCGAACTGTCCGGCCAGCTCAGCGCGCTGGCGGTGGCGTTGACCAAGATCGCCAACGACCTGCGCTGGATGAATTCCGGCCCGCTCGCCGGCCTGGGCGAAATCGAACTGCCGGCGCTGCAGCCGGGCAGCTCGATCATGCCGGGCAAGGTCAACCCGGTGATTCCCGAAGCGCTGGCGATGGTCTGCGCGCAAGTCATGGGCCACCACACCGCGATCACCATCGCCGGGCAAAGCGGCAATTTCCAGCTCAACGTGATGCTGCCGCTGATCGCCTACGACCTGCTCGATTCGATCCGCCTGCTCGCGCGCGCGATGCCGCTGCTGGCCGACAGCGCGATCGCCGGGCTCAAGGTGCGCGAGGCGCACGTGCGCGAAGCGCTGGACCGCAATCCGATCCTGGTCACCGCGCTGAATCCGATCATCGGCTACGAAAAAGCCGCGGCGATCGCCAAGCGCGCTTACAAGGAAGGCCGGCCGGTGCTGGAAATCGCGGCGCAGGACAGCGGCCTGAGCGAGAAACAACTGCGCAAACTGCTCGACCCGGCCGCGCTGACCCGCGGCGGCATTCACGGCGGCGGCGCGGGCGGCGGCGGCTGA
- a CDS encoding cupin domain-containing protein, whose translation MATRKPDPAARKPARKSNQHAAAVIEIDAAARPPLGMPPQTFLQRYWQKRPLLIRNAFPGLQSPLQPEDLAGLACEEGALARLIQHDRARDHYSVRHGPFAESDFPGLPRQDWTLLVQDVDKWDADVAALLPAFAFLPRWRIDDIMVSFAAPGGSVGAHVDQYDVFLLQAQGHRRWQIDARPNPPQGFRADAELKLLREFEPSHEWVLGPGDMLYLPPGVPHHGVAEDACLTFSVGMRAPSAAELMGDYIDTLAADADEALRYADPDLAAPRDPNEIDAAAMERVVQGLNALRMNDPDRLGDWFGRFITVYRAAGEVSAGGAPAPSRIELEFALQHGATLWRHPWSRMAWRRAHAKGRAARLYVSGQEYALAAKDAQALAAAAELDLAAYSALSDAGRACVLELVAGGHYRLGHDDEDESETFGDEEE comes from the coding sequence ATGGCCACCCGCAAGCCCGACCCCGCCGCCCGCAAGCCCGCCCGCAAGTCCAACCAGCACGCCGCTGCGGTCATCGAGATCGATGCCGCCGCGCGTCCGCCGCTGGGCATGCCGCCGCAGACCTTCCTGCAGCGGTACTGGCAAAAACGCCCGCTGCTGATCCGTAACGCTTTCCCGGGCCTGCAGTCTCCGCTGCAGCCCGAAGACCTGGCCGGCCTGGCCTGCGAGGAAGGCGCGCTGGCGCGGCTGATCCAGCACGACCGCGCGCGCGATCACTACTCGGTGCGGCACGGGCCGTTCGCCGAATCCGATTTTCCCGGGCTGCCGCGGCAGGACTGGACGCTGTTGGTGCAGGACGTGGACAAGTGGGACGCCGACGTCGCCGCATTGCTGCCGGCGTTCGCGTTCCTGCCGCGCTGGCGCATCGACGACATCATGGTGTCGTTCGCCGCGCCGGGCGGTTCGGTCGGCGCCCACGTCGATCAGTACGACGTGTTCCTGTTGCAGGCCCAGGGCCACCGGCGCTGGCAGATCGACGCGCGTCCGAACCCGCCGCAAGGCTTCCGCGCCGACGCCGAGCTCAAGCTGCTGCGCGAATTCGAACCCAGCCACGAATGGGTGCTCGGCCCCGGCGACATGCTGTATCTGCCGCCCGGCGTGCCCCACCACGGCGTCGCCGAGGACGCCTGCCTGACCTTCTCGGTCGGCATGCGCGCGCCGTCGGCGGCCGAGCTGATGGGCGACTACATCGACACCCTCGCCGCCGACGCCGACGAGGCGCTGCGCTACGCCGATCCGGATCTGGCCGCGCCGCGCGATCCCAACGAGATCGACGCGGCGGCGATGGAACGCGTGGTCCAGGGCTTGAACGCGTTGCGCATGAACGACCCCGACCGGCTCGGCGACTGGTTCGGCCGCTTCATCACCGTCTACCGCGCCGCCGGCGAAGTCTCCGCGGGCGGCGCGCCGGCGCCGTCGCGGATCGAACTCGAATTCGCCCTGCAGCACGGCGCGACGCTGTGGCGGCATCCGTGGTCGCGCATGGCCTGGCGCCGCGCGCACGCCAAGGGCCGCGCCGCGCGCCTGTACGTGAGCGGCCAGGAGTACGCGCTGGCGGCCAAGGACGCGCAGGCGCTGGCGGCCGCGGCCGAGCTCGATCTGGCCGCGTATTCGGCGCTGTCCGACGCCGGCCGCGCCTGCGTGCTGGAACTGGTCGCCGGCGGCCACTACCGGCTCGGCCACGACGACGAGGACGAATCCGAAACCTTCGGAGACGAAGAAGAATGA
- a CDS encoding VOC family protein: MHLLINIDVPDLDAALAFYTRAFGLHVGRRIGGDAIELLGAAAPFYLLHKPEGSLGAGQQARGYARHWTPLHLDVVVDDLDAALASALAAGARQEGEARKASWGRIVQLSDPFGHGWCLLQFLGRGYDEIAG; encoded by the coding sequence ATGCACCTGCTCATCAACATCGACGTCCCCGACCTCGACGCCGCGCTGGCGTTCTACACCCGCGCGTTCGGCCTGCACGTCGGCCGCCGCATCGGCGGCGATGCGATCGAACTGCTCGGTGCGGCGGCGCCGTTCTATCTGCTGCACAAGCCCGAGGGCTCGCTCGGCGCCGGCCAGCAGGCGCGCGGCTATGCCCGGCACTGGACGCCGCTGCACCTGGATGTCGTGGTCGACGACCTCGACGCCGCCCTGGCCAGCGCGCTGGCCGCCGGCGCGCGCCAGGAAGGCGAGGCGCGCAAGGCCAGCTGGGGCCGGATCGTGCAGTTGTCGGATCCGTTCGGCCACGGCTGGTGCCTGCTGCAATTCCTCGGCCGCGGCTACGACGAAATCGCCGGGTGA
- a CDS encoding GNAT family N-acetyltransferase, which produces MSAAAPDPGPYRVVAVEDYAAALPALRAVREAVFVREQNVPLELERDAEGDPLCQHVLAFDADGAPIGTGRLTPDRRIGRMAVLASWRGRGVGEALLAALVERARALGWRELSLHSQASAIEFYARQGFLPFGPRFFEAGGIEHLAMYRLLGAANPVDGREAAAAALSGLLAHAGRSLWICSRDLDPGLLDRAATIAALRRFAVGGGQVRVLLHDPAAPQRALAPLIGLAQRLPTAFEFRAIEETVDQNDPAAYCVNDRDGWYYRPLGHRFDGETRLDGGPRARQLRARFEPVWERARPCTEFRALGI; this is translated from the coding sequence ATGAGCGCCGCCGCGCCGGACCCGGGCCCGTACCGCGTCGTCGCGGTCGAGGATTACGCCGCCGCCCTGCCCGCGCTGCGCGCGGTGCGCGAGGCGGTGTTCGTGCGCGAACAGAACGTGCCGCTGGAGCTCGAGCGCGACGCCGAAGGCGACCCGCTATGCCAGCACGTGCTCGCGTTCGACGCCGACGGCGCGCCGATCGGCACCGGCCGGCTGACCCCGGACCGGCGCATCGGGCGCATGGCGGTGCTGGCCTCGTGGCGCGGCCGCGGGGTCGGCGAGGCCTTGCTGGCGGCGCTGGTCGAACGCGCGCGAGCGCTGGGCTGGCGCGAGCTCTCGCTGCACAGCCAGGCCAGCGCGATCGAGTTTTATGCCCGCCAGGGTTTTCTGCCGTTCGGGCCGCGCTTTTTCGAAGCCGGCGGGATCGAGCATCTGGCGATGTACCGCCTGCTCGGCGCGGCCAATCCGGTCGACGGCCGCGAAGCCGCGGCGGCGGCGCTGAGCGGCCTGCTCGCCCACGCCGGCCGCAGCCTGTGGATCTGCAGCCGCGATCTCGACCCGGGCCTGCTCGACCGCGCCGCGACGATCGCCGCGCTGCGCCGTTTCGCCGTCGGCGGCGGCCAGGTGCGGGTGCTGCTGCACGACCCGGCCGCGCCGCAGCGCGCGCTGGCGCCGCTGATCGGGCTGGCCCAGCGCCTGCCGACCGCGTTCGAGTTCCGCGCGATCGAGGAAACCGTCGACCAGAACGATCCGGCGGCTTATTGCGTCAACGACCGCGACGGCTGGTATTACCGCCCGCTCGGCCACCGTTTCGACGGCGAGACCCGCCTCGACGGCGGCCCGCGCGCGCGCCAGCTGCGCGCCCGGTTCGAACCGGTGTGGGAGCGGGCGCGGCCGTGCACGGAGTTCCGCGCGCTGGGGATCTGA
- the bla gene encoding subclass B3 metallo-beta-lactamase encodes MRLPSALLAVSIASSLLAACANAPHRDGAATAGADAAAPCPAKPNWDDPTPPRRIYGNTWYVGTCAISAILITSDAGHILIDGVTDTAAPTIEANIRALGFDPGQIRYILNSHEHIDHAGGIARLARDTGARVVAREPAATALERGKADRGDPQFLTVPAFPPVSAVQRIGDGETLELGALRLTAHATPGHTAGATSWSWRSCDEAGACRDVVYADSLTPFSDKVYRYSDDAAHPGALAAFRRSIDTIAALPCEIVLSPHPGASDMFERMGPQASRPLVDAGGCRAYAAAGAAKLDARLQEERAKPAPAR; translated from the coding sequence ATGCGTTTGCCCTCCGCTTTGCTGGCCGTCTCGATCGCTTCATCGCTGCTCGCCGCGTGCGCGAACGCGCCCCATCGCGACGGCGCGGCGACGGCCGGCGCCGACGCCGCCGCGCCCTGCCCCGCCAAGCCGAACTGGGACGATCCGACCCCGCCGCGCCGCATCTACGGCAACACCTGGTACGTCGGCACCTGCGCGATCAGCGCGATCCTGATCACCTCCGACGCCGGCCACATCCTCATCGACGGCGTCACCGACACCGCCGCGCCGACCATCGAGGCCAACATCCGCGCGCTCGGCTTCGATCCCGGGCAGATCCGCTACATCCTCAATTCGCACGAGCATATCGACCACGCCGGCGGCATCGCCCGTCTCGCGCGCGACACCGGCGCGCGCGTCGTCGCGCGCGAGCCCGCGGCGACCGCGCTGGAGCGCGGCAAGGCCGACCGCGGCGATCCGCAGTTCCTGACCGTGCCGGCTTTTCCGCCGGTGTCCGCGGTGCAGCGCATCGGCGACGGCGAAACGCTGGAACTCGGCGCGCTGCGGCTGACCGCGCACGCGACGCCCGGGCATACCGCCGGCGCGACCAGTTGGAGCTGGCGCTCCTGCGACGAGGCCGGCGCGTGCCGCGACGTGGTCTACGCCGACAGCCTCACGCCGTTCAGCGACAAGGTCTACCGCTACAGCGACGACGCCGCGCATCCGGGCGCGCTGGCGGCGTTCCGCCGCAGCATCGACACCATCGCCGCGCTGCCGTGCGAGATCGTGCTGAGCCCGCACCCGGGCGCCAGCGACATGTTCGAACGCATGGGGCCGCAGGCGAGCCGGCCGCTGGTCGATGCCGGCGGTTGCCGCGCGTATGCGGCCGCCGGCGCGGCCAAGCTCGATGCGCGGCTGCAAGAGGAGCGGGCCAAGCCGGCGCCGGCGCGCTGA
- the sucB gene encoding dihydrolipoyllysine-residue succinyltransferase, with the protein MSTEIKVPVLPESVSDATIATWHKKPGDAVKRDENLVDLETDKVVLEVPSPVDGVLKEIKFEEGATVTSQQLIAIVEAGAAAAAPAAPAKTEAAAAPAAAAAAAPAKTEAAKPAAAPSANDQLPPGARFAANTQGVDAAQVEGTGRKGAVTKEDILNYAKSGGVGSAAGARPEERVPMTRMRARIAERLMQSKNSIAMLTSFNEVNLGKVMAMRKELGESFEKANGVKLGFMSFFAKAAANALQRHPIVNASVDGNDVIYHGYSDISIAVSTDKGLVTPVLRNVERLGFADIEKAIGDYAKKARDGKLALEDLQGGTFTITNGGTFGSLMSTPIVNPPQSAILGMHAIKERAIVENGAVVAAPMMYIALSYDHRIIDGKDAVLFLVDIKNQLENPHRMLLGM; encoded by the coding sequence ATGAGCACCGAGATCAAAGTCCCCGTTCTGCCCGAGTCGGTCTCCGACGCCACGATCGCCACGTGGCACAAGAAGCCGGGCGACGCGGTCAAGCGCGACGAGAACCTGGTCGACCTCGAAACCGACAAGGTCGTGCTCGAAGTGCCCTCGCCGGTCGACGGCGTGCTCAAGGAAATCAAGTTCGAAGAAGGCGCGACCGTGACCAGCCAGCAGCTGATCGCGATCGTCGAAGCCGGCGCCGCCGCCGCTGCGCCGGCCGCTCCGGCCAAGACCGAAGCCGCTGCGGCTCCGGCCGCCGCTGCCGCCGCCGCTCCGGCCAAGACCGAGGCCGCCAAGCCCGCCGCCGCGCCGTCGGCCAACGACCAGCTGCCGCCGGGCGCGCGCTTCGCCGCCAACACCCAGGGCGTCGACGCCGCCCAGGTCGAAGGCACCGGCCGCAAGGGCGCGGTGACCAAGGAAGACATCCTCAACTACGCCAAGTCCGGCGGCGTGGGTTCGGCCGCGGGCGCGCGTCCGGAAGAACGCGTGCCGATGACCCGCATGCGCGCGCGCATCGCCGAGCGCCTGATGCAGTCGAAGAACTCCATCGCCATGCTGACCTCGTTCAACGAAGTCAACCTCGGCAAGGTCATGGCCATGCGCAAGGAGCTCGGCGAGAGCTTCGAGAAGGCCAACGGGGTCAAGCTCGGCTTCATGAGCTTCTTCGCCAAGGCCGCGGCGAACGCGCTGCAGCGCCACCCGATCGTCAACGCCTCGGTCGACGGCAACGACGTGATCTACCACGGCTACTCGGACATCTCGATCGCCGTGTCGACCGACAAGGGCCTGGTGACCCCGGTGCTGCGCAACGTCGAGCGCCTGGGCTTCGCCGACATCGAAAAGGCCATCGGCGACTACGCCAAGAAGGCCCGCGACGGCAAGCTGGCGCTGGAAGACCTGCAGGGCGGCACCTTCACCATCACCAACGGCGGCACCTTCGGCTCGCTGATGTCGACCCCGATCGTCAACCCGCCGCAGTCGGCGATCCTCGGCATGCACGCGATCAAGGAGCGCGCGATCGTCGAGAACGGCGCCGTCGTGGCCGCGCCGATGATGTACATCGCGCTGTCCTACGATCACCGCATCATCGACGGCAAGGACGCGGTGCTGTTCCTGGTCGACATCAAGAACCAGCTGGAAAATCCGCACCGCATGCTGCTCGGCATGTGA
- a CDS encoding 2-oxoglutarate dehydrogenase E1 component: MDSLLKQFSQSSQLGANAAFIEDLYEQYLVDPDSVGPKWKAYFDGFKGREAGDVPHSAAIDSITAAGKAAARGAVAAAGAASGGDERERMVGKVITAYRSRGHLAADIDPLGLLQKPDAPDLALGFHRLSESDQSVEFSTGGVAGKERMKLGELVALLKATYTGPIGAEFMHIADAEQRRWMYERLEAAGGKFGRSAADKVRILERLTAADGLERYLGTKYVGQKRFSLEGGDALIPLMDTTIRRSGEQGVQDVVIGMAHRGRLNVLVNTLGKPPRKLFDEFEGKFDHDEHAHSGDVKYHMGFSADVATPGGPVHLALAFNPSHLEIVNPVVAGSVRSRQTRRGDNGRAQVLPVLLHGDAAFAGQGVGMELFQMSQARGFAVGGTVHIVINNQVGFTTSERQDARSTLYCTDVAKMVGAPILHVNSDHPEAVVFCAELALDFRQRFGRDVVIDLVCYRRHGHNEADEPAATQPLMYQVIRKHKTPREIYADQLVAEGTIKAEDAQALVDGYRNKLDAGEVTTELVEVKPDEFTIDWSKYLQGKLSDPVDTTFDRAKLDALAVEINAIPDSVKLHPRVAKIYEDRRKMSAGEQPGDWGFAENLAYATLISEGYKLRLVGQDSGRGTFFHRHAILHEQSTDEYVMPLRRLVKNPSDVTIIDSLLSEEAVMAFEYGYSTADPMTLDIWEAQFGDFANGAQVVIDQFLSSGEAKWGRLCGLALLLPHGYEGQGPEHSSARLERFLQLCALENMLVCVPTTPAQAYHMIRRQMRMSTRKPLVVMTPKSLLRHKLAVSSLEELANGEFQHLIPDAAANAKKVKRVVLCSGKVYYDLFEQAQKDGVEDVAIVRVEQLYPFPREALAAELKRFGAAKDVVWCQEEPQNQGAWYQIRHHLSACLAPKQALHYAGRARSPSPAAGHLADHVAEQTKLVADALVNPLHGESSAE, from the coding sequence GTGGACAGTCTCCTGAAGCAGTTCTCGCAGTCCTCGCAACTCGGCGCCAACGCCGCCTTCATCGAAGACCTGTACGAGCAGTACCTGGTCGATCCCGACAGCGTCGGGCCCAAGTGGAAAGCCTATTTCGACGGCTTCAAGGGCCGCGAGGCCGGCGATGTGCCGCACTCGGCCGCGATCGACAGCATCACCGCGGCCGGCAAGGCCGCCGCGCGCGGCGCGGTCGCCGCGGCCGGCGCCGCCTCGGGCGGCGACGAACGCGAGCGCATGGTCGGCAAGGTCATCACCGCCTACCGTTCGCGCGGCCACCTCGCCGCCGACATCGACCCGCTCGGCCTGCTGCAGAAACCCGACGCGCCGGACCTGGCGCTGGGCTTCCACCGCCTGTCCGAAAGCGACCAGTCGGTCGAATTCTCCACCGGCGGCGTCGCCGGCAAGGAACGGATGAAGCTCGGCGAGCTGGTCGCCCTGCTCAAGGCGACCTACACCGGCCCGATCGGCGCCGAGTTCATGCACATCGCCGACGCCGAACAGCGCCGCTGGATGTACGAGCGCCTGGAAGCGGCCGGCGGCAAGTTCGGCCGCAGCGCCGCCGACAAGGTCCGCATCCTCGAGCGCCTGACCGCGGCCGACGGCCTGGAGCGCTACCTGGGCACCAAGTACGTCGGCCAGAAGCGCTTCTCGCTGGAAGGCGGCGACGCGCTGATCCCGCTGATGGACACCACGATCCGCCGCTCCGGCGAACAGGGCGTGCAGGACGTGGTCATCGGCATGGCCCACCGCGGCCGCCTCAACGTCCTGGTCAACACCCTCGGCAAGCCGCCGCGCAAGCTGTTCGACGAGTTCGAAGGCAAGTTCGACCACGACGAGCACGCCCACAGCGGCGACGTGAAGTACCACATGGGCTTCAGCGCCGACGTCGCCACCCCGGGCGGCCCGGTCCACCTGGCGCTGGCGTTCAATCCCTCGCACCTGGAAATCGTCAACCCGGTGGTCGCCGGCAGCGTGCGTTCGCGCCAGACCCGCCGCGGCGACAACGGCCGCGCCCAGGTGCTGCCGGTGCTGCTGCACGGCGACGCCGCGTTCGCCGGCCAAGGCGTCGGCATGGAGCTGTTCCAGATGTCGCAGGCGCGCGGCTTCGCCGTCGGCGGCACCGTGCACATCGTCATCAACAACCAGGTCGGCTTCACCACCTCGGAACGTCAGGACGCGCGCTCGACCCTGTACTGCACCGACGTGGCCAAGATGGTCGGCGCGCCGATCCTGCACGTGAACTCCGACCACCCCGAAGCGGTGGTGTTCTGCGCCGAGCTGGCGCTGGACTTCCGCCAGCGCTTCGGCCGCGACGTGGTCATCGACCTGGTCTGCTACCGCCGCCACGGCCACAACGAGGCCGACGAGCCGGCGGCGACCCAGCCGCTGATGTACCAGGTGATCCGCAAGCACAAGACCCCGCGCGAGATCTACGCCGACCAACTGGTCGCCGAAGGCACGATCAAGGCCGAGGACGCGCAGGCGCTGGTCGACGGCTACCGCAACAAGCTCGACGCCGGCGAAGTCACCACCGAACTGGTCGAGGTCAAGCCCGACGAGTTCACCATCGACTGGTCCAAGTACCTGCAGGGCAAGCTCAGCGATCCGGTCGACACCACCTTCGACCGCGCCAAGCTCGATGCGCTGGCGGTCGAGATCAACGCCATCCCGGACAGCGTCAAGCTGCACCCGCGCGTGGCCAAGATCTACGAAGATCGCCGCAAGATGTCGGCCGGCGAACAGCCGGGCGACTGGGGCTTCGCCGAGAACCTGGCCTACGCCACCCTGATCAGCGAAGGCTACAAGCTGCGCCTGGTCGGCCAGGACAGCGGCCGCGGCACCTTCTTCCACCGCCACGCGATCCTGCACGAGCAGAGCACCGACGAATACGTCATGCCGCTGCGCCGCCTGGTCAAGAACCCGTCCGACGTCACCATCATCGACTCGCTGCTGTCGGAAGAAGCGGTGATGGCGTTCGAATACGGCTATTCGACCGCCGATCCGATGACCCTGGACATCTGGGAAGCGCAGTTCGGCGACTTCGCCAACGGCGCGCAGGTGGTCATCGACCAGTTCCTGTCCTCGGGCGAAGCCAAGTGGGGCCGCCTGTGCGGTCTGGCGCTGCTGCTGCCGCACGGCTACGAAGGCCAGGGCCCCGAGCACAGCTCGGCGCGCCTGGAGCGCTTCCTGCAGCTGTGCGCGCTGGAGAACATGCTGGTCTGCGTGCCGACCACCCCGGCCCAGGCCTACCACATGATCCGCCGGCAGATGCGCATGAGCACGCGCAAGCCGCTGGTGGTGATGACGCCGAAGTCGCTGCTGCGCCACAAGCTGGCGGTGTCGAGCCTGGAAGAACTGGCCAACGGCGAGTTCCAGCACCTGATCCCGGACGCCGCCGCCAACGCCAAGAAGGTCAAGCGCGTGGTGCTGTGCTCGGGCAAGGTCTATTACGACCTGTTCGAACAGGCGCAGAAGGACGGCGTCGAAGACGTCGCCATCGTCCGCGTCGAGCAGCTCTACCCGTTCCCGCGCGAGGCGCTGGCCGCCGAGCTCAAGCGCTTCGGCGCGGCCAAGGACGTGGTGTGGTGCCAGGAAGAACCGCAGAACCAGGGCGCGTGGTACCAGATCCGTCACCACCTCAGCGCCTGCCTGGCGCCGAAGCAGGCCCTGCACTACGCCGGCCGCGCCCGTTCGCCGTCGCCGGCGGCCGGCCACCTGGCCGACCACGTCGCCGAGCAGACCAAGCTGGTCGCCGACGCGCTGGTCAATCCGCTGCACGGGGAGTCCAGCGCCGAGTAA